A window of the Pogona vitticeps strain Pit_001003342236 chromosome 4, PviZW2.1, whole genome shotgun sequence genome harbors these coding sequences:
- the NPL gene encoding N-acetylneuraminate lyase isoform X1, producing the protein MRLDLKAEKRRREQTRTLVEACDRRDCLLSGQVSSCSLALPGCSMTSQKKLQGLVAATVTPMTQDREINLAVIGQYVDYLVNEQGVRSVFVNGTTGEGLSLSIQERKQLAEEWVAKGKEKLDHVIVHVGALSLPESKGLAKHAAEIGVDGIAVIAPSFFKQVNKDALLAFLRDVASEAPGIPFYYYHIPPLTGIQINAEELLDGMTEQIPSFQGVKFSDRNLLDFGRCAAKNSSGQFALLYGVDEQLLSALVMGATGAVGSTYNYFGKANNVMMEAFAKGDFCTAQKYQFCIQEFLGFVIAQGFGVPQIKAVMSLVSGIPMGPPRLPLSSASEEFVAKVRAKLEGLKNCSYHLL; encoded by the exons ATGCGCCTTGATTTAAAAGCcgagaaaaggagaagggagcaAACTAGGACGCTGGTAGAAGCTTGTGATAGGAGGGACTGTCTACTCTCGG GCCAGGTTTCTTCCTGTTCTTTGGCTTTGCCTGGTTGCTCTATGACATCCCAAAAGAAACTACAGGGCCTTGTGGCAGCCACTGTCACTCCAATGACTCAGGATAG agAAATCAATCTCGCCGTGATTGGCCAGTATGTGGACTACCTGGTAAATGAGCAAGGTGTGAGGAGTGTTTTTG TGAATGGAACAACAGGAGAAGGCCTGTCCCTGAGCATTCAGGAGAGGAAGCAGCTGGCAGAGGAATGGGTagcaaaggggaaggaaaa GCTGGACCATGTGATTGTCCATGTTGGAGCACTGAGTTTACCAGAATCAAAGGGATTG GCTAAGCATGCAGCAGAAATAGGAGTGGATGGCATAGCCGTCATTGCTCCATCCTTCTTCAAGCAAGTGAATAAAG ATGCGCTTCTTGCCTTCTTGCGGGATGTTGCATCTGAAGCTCCTGGCATCCCATTCTATTATTACCACATCCCTCCCCTGACTGGTATTCAAA TTAATGCTGAAGAACTGCTTGATGGGATGACTGAGCAGATCCCCAGCTTTCAAGGGGTGAAGTTCAGTGACAGAAATCTGCTCGATTTTGGGCGGTGTGCAGCAAAAAACAGTAGTGGCCAATTTGCACTTCTTTACGGCGTGGATGAA CAACTCCTGAGTGCACTGGTGATGGGAGCAACGGGGGCTGTTGGGAG CACATATAACTATTTTGGGAAGGCAAATAACGTAATGATGGAAGCGTTTGCCAAGGGTGATTTCTGCACAGCACAAAAATACCAG TTCTGTATTCAGGAATTCCTCGGCTTTGTCATTGCACAGG GCTTTGGTGTTCCACAGATCAAAGCAGTGATGAGCTTGGTTTCAGGGATTCCCATGGGTCCACCACGGCTTCCACTCTCAAGTGCCTCTGAAGAGTTTGTGGCCAAAGTAAGAGCCAAACTGGAGGGCTTAAAGAACTGCTCTTACCATTTACTCTAA
- the NPL gene encoding N-acetylneuraminate lyase isoform X2 yields the protein MTSQKKLQGLVAATVTPMTQDREINLAVIGQYVDYLVNEQGVRSVFVNGTTGEGLSLSIQERKQLAEEWVAKGKEKLDHVIVHVGALSLPESKGLAKHAAEIGVDGIAVIAPSFFKQVNKDALLAFLRDVASEAPGIPFYYYHIPPLTGIQINAEELLDGMTEQIPSFQGVKFSDRNLLDFGRCAAKNSSGQFALLYGVDEQLLSALVMGATGAVGSTYNYFGKANNVMMEAFAKGDFCTAQKYQFCIQEFLGFVIAQGFGVPQIKAVMSLVSGIPMGPPRLPLSSASEEFVAKVRAKLEGLKNCSYHLL from the exons ATGACATCCCAAAAGAAACTACAGGGCCTTGTGGCAGCCACTGTCACTCCAATGACTCAGGATAG agAAATCAATCTCGCCGTGATTGGCCAGTATGTGGACTACCTGGTAAATGAGCAAGGTGTGAGGAGTGTTTTTG TGAATGGAACAACAGGAGAAGGCCTGTCCCTGAGCATTCAGGAGAGGAAGCAGCTGGCAGAGGAATGGGTagcaaaggggaaggaaaa GCTGGACCATGTGATTGTCCATGTTGGAGCACTGAGTTTACCAGAATCAAAGGGATTG GCTAAGCATGCAGCAGAAATAGGAGTGGATGGCATAGCCGTCATTGCTCCATCCTTCTTCAAGCAAGTGAATAAAG ATGCGCTTCTTGCCTTCTTGCGGGATGTTGCATCTGAAGCTCCTGGCATCCCATTCTATTATTACCACATCCCTCCCCTGACTGGTATTCAAA TTAATGCTGAAGAACTGCTTGATGGGATGACTGAGCAGATCCCCAGCTTTCAAGGGGTGAAGTTCAGTGACAGAAATCTGCTCGATTTTGGGCGGTGTGCAGCAAAAAACAGTAGTGGCCAATTTGCACTTCTTTACGGCGTGGATGAA CAACTCCTGAGTGCACTGGTGATGGGAGCAACGGGGGCTGTTGGGAG CACATATAACTATTTTGGGAAGGCAAATAACGTAATGATGGAAGCGTTTGCCAAGGGTGATTTCTGCACAGCACAAAAATACCAG TTCTGTATTCAGGAATTCCTCGGCTTTGTCATTGCACAGG GCTTTGGTGTTCCACAGATCAAAGCAGTGATGAGCTTGGTTTCAGGGATTCCCATGGGTCCACCACGGCTTCCACTCTCAAGTGCCTCTGAAGAGTTTGTGGCCAAAGTAAGAGCCAAACTGGAGGGCTTAAAGAACTGCTCTTACCATTTACTCTAA